In the genome of Geotrypetes seraphini chromosome 16, aGeoSer1.1, whole genome shotgun sequence, one region contains:
- the LOC117349647 gene encoding olfactory receptor 5I1-like has product MAVLGNLIIVLVIYFSHSLHTPMYFFLGNLSFLDICCTSTTIPKMLVIFFWENKVISFVGCALQLYMFCWFVICEMLLLTIMAFDRYAAICSPLTYSVVLNWRVCIQGATVMWSVGAVISFIHTFLAFRLSFCGSNRIDQFFCELPSVLILSCSDTTINEVILLVVDIFLGIFCFFFVLISYIFIVLAILKIRSATGKQKAFTTCASHLTVVVFYYTTIFLAYLQPKSSTSPGKKKTMTALYTLFIPMLNPIIYSLRNKEVKDAVKKIIHSRLNSR; this is encoded by the coding sequence ATGGCAGTTCTGGGGAACTTGATTATCGTCCTGGTCATCTATTTCTCTCATAGCCTTCACACCCCTATGTACTTTTTCCTGGGTAACCTCTCCTTCCTAGATATCTGTTGCACCTCCACGACAATCCCCAAAATGCTGGTCATCTTTTTTTGGGAGAATAAAGTCATCTCCTTTGTGGGTTGTGCTCTTCAGCTGTACATGTTCTGCTGGTTTGTAATTTGCGAAATGTTGCTTCTCACCATAATGGCCTTTGATCGATATGCAGCCATATGTAGCCCTTTGACTTACAGTGTAGTTCTGAACTGGAGAGTGTGTATTCAGGGAGCCACTGTGATGTGGTCAGTGGGGGCAGTCATTTCCTTTATCCATACTTTTTTAGCATTTAGGTTGTCCTTCTGCGGCTCCAATAGGATCGACCAATTCTTCTGTGAACTTCCTTCTGTATTAATACTCTCTTGTTCTGACACAACCATAAATGAAGTGATACTGCTCGTCGTTGATATATTTCTGGGGATATTCTGCTTTTTCTTTGTCCTCATATCCTACATTTTTATTGTACTGGCCATCCTAAAAATCCGTTCTGCCACTGGGAAGCAGAAGGCCTTTACCACATGTGCTTCTCACCTAACTGTGGTAGTTTTCTATTATACAACAATATTTCTAGCTTACCTACAGCCCAAGTCCAGCACCTCACCAGGAAAAAAGAAAACGATGACTGCATTGTATACTTTATTCATTCCTATGCTTAACCCCATTATTTACAGCCTCAGAAACAAGGAAGTCAAAGATGCAGTGAAGAAAATCATACACAGCAGATTAAATTCCCGTTGA